Below is a window of Aquarana catesbeiana isolate 2022-GZ linkage group LG11, ASM4218655v1, whole genome shotgun sequence DNA.
ataatggtccggtccttaagtggttaaggaacctTGCTGTGCCTTATAAATGAGCTTTTTttgtaaagtgtatatatatatatatatatatatatatatctttttcttgTTTCAGGTTGTTGGGtcctaatttattcagggaagcctatcccacacccacataactgtccctgagccacccccatcaaatcattctttgcagctattaccttttgtaccaccaccccctccctttagaatgtaagctagaactgtactgtaattgtgttgtcccccttatacattgtaaagcgctgagtaaactgttggcgctatataaatctcgtataataataatggcTGCTGTAGACAGCTTTCATCTTTTATATCGGGAGGTGGCAAGGTCTTGTCACAACCACTTTGAGTTTCTGGCAGTGGTGGGAGCTCTGTACACAGCAAGGAAAGGCGTCAGTATTTTGTATGAGTGCTACAGTGTGGTCAGACTACATGTCACTCCACATATCCTCAGAAGGAGAGACCTGGTCAAACAGTATGGAGAATGGGCAGTTGTCACTTGTAAGTGAGCCACACAACAAGGACATTTTGCTAAAGAGTGAATTATAGttattattatagttatttttatttttttcaaatattttattgagcgACACAAAGGCCATCACATACATAGTACCATCCATCATTAGTAAAGATTGGGGTTCATTTAccaatactggagagtgcaaaatctggggcagctgtgcatggtagccaatcaggttctaacttcactttatttaattaagctttgacagtaaaacctggaagctgattggtatctatgaagggctgcaccagattttgcactctccagttttagtaaatccacccattgAATCCATGTAGGGAGAAATACAGAAACAAGCACCATTAACAGTTTGGGTCAAAACACTAACCCATTAAAGAGGCTCAACCAATAAATGAGCAGAAAGGACCCAACAGATGATGACATTTAACAACATAATATACAGTTTAGGAATAAGAGAGAAGGCCGACAATTGGATGATCCACGCCTGCCATAGCCTGGGGAGTAGCAAGGACCAGGCATAGGTAAAGTGTGCAGTAAATGCAGACTTAAGCCTGGTACATGTCACATAAGATCAGAAagagacttgaaaaacttaacatcaataagtcaccgggaccagatggcttgtacctgagggtccttaaggagctcagtcaagtcctaatttttacaaacagtctactgactggtatggtaccagctgattggagaaaagccaatgtagcaccaatcttttaaaaaggaccaagatatattcctgggaactacagaccagttagcctaacatcaatagtataaaagctcttggaagggatgataagggactagatacaggattttagtaatgaaaacggtatcattaatagtaatcagcatggattcatgaaaaattattcttgccaaacaaatctattaaccttctatgaggtggtgagctgccatctaggtgAAGGAAGGCTGgtagatgtagtgtatctggattttgcaaaggcatttgatacagttccccacaaacgtttagtatacaagctaaggtctgtcctGTCGGCATAGACCAAacggtgagtacctggattgaaaactggctacaagggagagttcagagggtagtgataaatgtggagtactcggaatggtccagtgtggaaagtggggtccctcagagTTTTTTCCTGGGACAAatcctttttaatttattcataaatgatctagaggatgggataaacagctcaatctcagtatttgccgacaattctaagctaagcagggcaatagcttctccgcaggatgtggaaaccttgcaagaagatctgaacaaattaatggggtgggcaactacatggcaaatgaggtttaatgtagaaaaatgtcaaataatgcatttaggtagcaaaaacatgaatgcaaatagggggtgaacctctgggggaatctaggatggaaaaggacctggggtcctagtagatgatagactcagcaacggaatgcaatgccaagctgctgcaagcaaggccaatagaatattggcatgcattaaaaggggattaactccagagataaaacgattatgCTTCCactctacaagtctctggtccggccgcacctggagtatgccgtccagttctgggctccagtcctcaggaagaatgtgctggaaatggagcgagtacaaagggcagcaaagctaataaagggtctggaggatcttagttatgaggaaagattacaagcactgaacttattctctctgaagaagagacgattgagaggggatatgatttaaacgtacaaataccttactggtggacccacaatagggatacaacttttctgagatcgcatcggctctgggggcgagcagcgcgagcgcacccctagtggccacaaaaaGAAGCGacataacatgacggcgattcgcgcagccgagccatattgccgcagtacaactgttgCGGCttttcggcaagcggttaatatgacCTCACTTGATAACTAGCTGAGTTTTAATATAGCAGACCAAAGAGCAGTAAGTTATGacacacagcaaccaatcagagccTACTATTTTCTGATCTGACTACAATAAAATCTAATTGACTTCACTGAGTTACACCATTATCTCATTTGCACATTGAAAATCATTCAGAGTTTTTATTAAGTCACAAATTATATGAAAACAAGTTGTAATTGAATAAAAAGCTCCCACTGAGCGATTTCAGTGTACAGAGAAGAtatttgtttttgcattttaaaaCGTCATTGTCCGTTTTGGTCATTCTAGCACCCTATGAACACAAGAATCCACAGAGATTCAGGCTGTCTTTGTACTGGTGACTATTGTTGAGGGTCATAAAGAATGGGAAGTTTATAGTTGTCACCAgcacaggaggtgagaggaaatctttcattGGGGACAACTGTCTAATTTTGGGGAGGTGTCCTCTGTGCTTTATGTGTCTCctggaatctccccaatggggacagagACTGCAACGAAAAGCTGACAGGCTTCTATATTTTCCCTACTCTATCCTAAACTGAAATAAAATGAGATCTAGAgatccttttaaaaatgtatatcgcTGCCACAGTGTACCTATTATAAGCTGTTTGAGAACCCCACTAAATTACTGACATCCTGACAATGACTGAGAAGGATGAGATCTCTCTTGCAGCATTTCAATATGAGTCTGGTATGAACCCCACTGTGTTTGTCTGTCAATGCACTACCCCTTCTGTGCTGTAGCAGATGATTTTCTTTTTCTTCAACTAGCATGCTGGTTCCTATACAGACTGCTTTTCTGCAGTTTTAGTTAGATTCAGTATAGATTCAGTCCATACATAAGGACACAAAAGTTTGTGTATCAGTTAATTTCAGGCTGCTAAATGAAATGTGCAATTGGTTGCTTAGTGTTATACTTTGTttcattgattaaaaaaaagatgaTGTATATTTCTGTACAGGAGCCACTGATATCATTGGAAAGGCATATGCAGAAGAGCTGGCAAGTCGCGGGCTGAATATTATCCTGATCTGCAGTAATAGAGAAGAGCTGCACAATGTCTCAGAGGCCATAGCTGGGACTTATGGAGTCAACACCAGTATAATTTATGCAGATTTCAGCAAGGGACGTGAAGCATATGCTTCCATCGCGCAGAGTCTGAGAGATCTGGATGTGGGTATTTTGGTTAACAATGCCAGGGTGCCGTATGAATATCCACAATGTATTCTGGAGATTCCAGAGGATAAAGTATGGGAGATCATCAATGTCAATGTTGCTGCAGCTGTCATGATGGTGCGTATAGTGGTCCCAGGCATGGCACAGAGGAAGAGAGGAGCCATTGTCAATGTGTCCCCTGGAACTGAATACCGACACAGCGCTATTACTCAGATAGCTGCATCCAAGGTAAAGTATCCAAAGTAAAATAAGCAAGGGgcctagttttgttttgttttttaattgcatTGTACAGTGTGCTGAAAGCAGGGACCTCTTGTTATTATCTTGCTGAAGAAGGGTGTTTTTTTCTCATTCATTGATTATACCAGCTTTTCAACCTAGAGGAACCCTTGCAATAACATTCCGGGCTCAGGaaaccctgctaaaaattactatagctacaattcatgatacatgagtgtgatggtcagtgggaagaatgttcattACACTTGTTGTCAttaggaagaattacccccttacagagagctaaattatctgagaggcagaaattgttcattgctcaaagAACCATACAcatagcaacttctggaggagccTTAGAATTTCATGGAGAAACCCTGGATTATATAATGTGTTCCAACCTAGgttgactagtgacagtatgtaagcCAAATGTTTTTGGAACATTGTGCCATTTTTGGTGTCCATAATTATCCACGATCTATGTCTCCTTTAGCTTGTATAACCTGTCTAAATCTAAAAAAGGGAGCAGATGCTGCTCCTAACACAAGCCCCTttgtaaagtgtttgttaacccccccaaaaaatagatttcctggtcccttaaagcagattaaacagcacagtgcttgtgctatgtaatctgcccccctctaaattgtaagaaaaaaaacctgactggacctgccacttcctgtatcccttcactgtactgaccacaaaaatcagggctgctgagccctgaccacggTACTCAGAGTGCATTCCTCTGTCATAcgcagctgtcctctctgctctcctctcttcccctcaccTCCTCCTCTCTGCCTGTCATCTCTGTATCTGTGTGTCTCCTTCTCTGCCCCCAACCGCTATTAGTAAAATAAATTCTAAATGGTACCTGCCAGCCCTTCTTATAGCCTGGCATAGCACCctgcgatcttcaggccggtctcGTGGCTCTCGGCTGGTTTCCAGGGCTGCTGCAGGAGACGGAGTGGCCATGTggtctccctggctgacgtcagagagAGAAGGGAGATCTCGGCCTCACCTGCAGAAGCCATATATTGGTTGTATACAGTGGccgtgagtcatgtgaccggcctgaaaatCGTTCTACATAGGTATTTAAAACGCTTGTTTTTTTATATAAGACTAATAttcagtgtgctatgccaggctataATAGAAGGTCTGGCAGTGTTTGtgttatatgggttaacaaacactttaattaaaaGCGATCAGTTCTCTTTTCTGCCATGTCTGTGACAGGCAGCACAAAGAATGGAGAGCTGGAGCTGCAGCCTGCATGCGCCGATCTCTCTGCCTGTCCCTGCCCCCTGCTCAGCTCAATGCATAAGAAAGGAGGAGGGTTGTTAACTCTGCAGGTTCTGCTTGTGAAGTGTAATccctgcacaagcagagagagaGATGTAAGCTGTCTGTCTACTGATGGTTCACATCCCTCATGACAGGTCAGACCTGGCAGGAATCTGTACATTTTCTATATGTAAAACCGCCATGTTCCCCACTGTTAAATAGGGGCTAATTTCTAATTCACTCTGGTGCAGATAGTCCTTAAAAAGGTTGATCTGCTTAGTTAATGTGGCGCCCGCCActcctgacatttttttccccacctTTTTATAATGGCGCAGGAAGTTTGGTTAATTCTTTGGATTGAACAAATTGCCTTTCCTACTTCCTGACGATATATGCTTTGGTAGGGTAGCTATTTACAGCTACTGTGACACCTTAAGAGAAACTGGCTGGGCCTTTGTATAAACGTGAGGAGCTTTTTGCACCTCTAGTCCAGCACATACATTTCACATGTTCTTAGTAGATGCACCACAAATCTgcacaaatatatttatttttgcagaACATACAATAATACCAAATCACTCTTTTTTTGGTAGTTGTTTGTACATAAAAACTCTGGTATAGCAGTGAGGAGCATGATCCAATTTTTGGATTTCATTGCATGCGTTTTGACCAGGCAAAAGTATGGGATCTGAAAGTGACTGCTGTGAAGAGGGGATTATGGAAGCAGATCCCTCGCAGCAGCAGTGTTCGTTTTGCTCTATATATTTTCGGCTCATAGCTGTATACAAATTTAGCTTCCTGAATCCTTGTAGAACATCTATCCTGCAAAGTGTCCTATCCATTACTACAGTATTGGGCTCCAGCTGTTACTCAGCTTACTGGAGTATAGTAAGAATCGGAGAAGAACTGGGCCATATACTCTGAGCATTGCAATTTTTTTCTGATGTTATTAGTGGTAGCAGTGCTTAATTAGTTCCCAACCTGGGAACTTATGTACACAAGCTTTTAAATCTAGTGAACTCAAAAAatatctgcaattttttttctcatttgaccATTTTGTTAGAGTCTGTGTGGTGATTGGAAGCAGTAATCTCACtgtatggacaggtaagtgtgggCGGACATAAAGAGGAAGAAGAGGTAAAGCTTTAAATACACAGAAGAAAAACATATAAGGTGGCTGTTTTATCTGCCGATGGATTTGTGTTTGTGCCCATCCAGTCCTGCAATTAACACAGCATGGCCCTGTCTGGCAGGGTTGAAGACTCAAATTTTCTCTCCTGTACTTATGTACTTACAGGTCTTGTCATTGTCATAGCCAGTGACCTGACAGTAAAATGGGAAGGAAAATACTGGTGAGCTCATCTCTGCCACACAgctgtctcctcctatcagcatgcttcttgctaGCACATGAGCACTGTGGTACAACTGActagctccttgtgctgcttctccctttcccAATTTTGAGC
It encodes the following:
- the LOC141112529 gene encoding inactive hydroxysteroid dehydrogenase-like protein 1; translated protein: MAPLNPLVLGATDIIGKAYAEELASRGLNIILICSNREELHNVSEAIAGTYGVNTSIIYADFSKGREAYASIAQSLRDLDVGILVNNARVPYEYPQCILEIPEDKVWEIINVNVAAAVMMVRIVVPGMAQRKRGAIVNVSPGTEYRHSAITQIAASKAYLDKFSRQLQCELRSSGIFVQLLTPLCVGDKHEPSAGTLHYLPAFVPSSDVYARHAVRTLGISSRTTGYWAHSLQLLAFQWIPGWMCTSVGRGLLQH